From Pseudobacteriovorax antillogorgiicola, the proteins below share one genomic window:
- a CDS encoding serine/threonine protein kinase has protein sequence MTVLQQKKIGKYEIDYEVGAGGLGKVYKGIDEETGQAVAIKVLHEKYQMNKRFLGIFHRELLIVSRLKHKHIVGYIDANYKPPNCYIVSEFIDGWSLYRLIKHFKRLPPLVALSVTIDILQGIDYLHLHDTIHSDLSSPNVLISRQGKVLLTDFGLACSGEVENYKNYMVGTPGYYSPEHITDSSILPQSDIYCVGLLLYEMVTGEKAVKASKDREEILYSMKHIDFKKIKCSERRLQSAIRRICKRALRYRGGLRTKNAEKMIFEVYKILKRYDIRYSRHAIHQMLSASGLSLALPEKYQQDINRGYIEVSSEDPM, from the coding sequence TTGACTGTACTTCAGCAAAAAAAAATCGGAAAGTATGAGATAGATTACGAAGTTGGAGCTGGTGGGCTTGGTAAGGTTTATAAAGGTATCGATGAGGAAACCGGCCAGGCTGTAGCTATCAAAGTTCTGCATGAAAAGTACCAGATGAACAAGCGGTTTCTCGGTATCTTTCACCGGGAACTGCTCATCGTCTCGCGCCTCAAACATAAGCATATCGTTGGCTATATCGATGCAAATTATAAGCCGCCCAATTGCTACATCGTGTCCGAGTTCATTGATGGGTGGTCCCTTTATCGTTTGATCAAGCACTTCAAGCGGCTGCCGCCATTGGTTGCCCTATCCGTGACCATCGATATTCTGCAAGGAATCGACTATCTTCATTTGCATGATACAATTCACTCAGATCTTTCATCGCCAAATGTCTTGATTTCAAGGCAGGGAAAAGTTCTGCTCACAGATTTCGGATTGGCGTGCAGTGGTGAAGTGGAAAACTATAAGAATTATATGGTGGGAACACCAGGCTATTACTCTCCTGAGCATATTACAGACTCATCCATTCTCCCACAATCAGATATTTACTGTGTTGGTCTGCTTCTCTATGAGATGGTTACCGGCGAAAAGGCGGTGAAAGCATCCAAAGACCGCGAGGAAATTTTATATAGTATGAAACATATAGATTTCAAAAAGATTAAGTGCTCTGAAAGGCGTTTGCAGTCGGCAATTCGTCGGATTTGCAAGCGTGCGCTACGTTATCGGGGTGGTTTGCGCACAAAGAATGCTGAGAAAATGATATTCGAAGTTTACAAAATCTTGAAGCGCTACGATATTCGCTACTCAAGGCATGCTATTCATCAAATGCTTTCAGCCAGTGGGTTATCCTTGGCCCTACCGGAGAAGTATCAGCAGGATATTAACCGTGGTTATATTGAAGTCTCATCGGAAGACCCTATGTGA
- a CDS encoding YbjN domain-containing protein, whose translation MSLPICSALEDFLVRYGWDYVKKSEQKLITGWQGEHRSYPLLIEISDTWVSFKIQPLLKLNIDWDTWPEIASHMLEMNDATSMAKLSVDSDGQIVLGLDIFSNGLSYESFSDVIGVIGYYAESIYDDLLSILDHVGYRYCESLNILT comes from the coding sequence ATGTCACTTCCCATTTGCAGTGCGCTCGAAGACTTTTTGGTTCGGTATGGCTGGGACTATGTTAAGAAATCTGAGCAAAAACTTATCACTGGTTGGCAGGGTGAGCACCGATCTTATCCGCTCTTGATCGAGATCTCAGATACATGGGTGAGCTTTAAGATTCAGCCTCTACTGAAGCTAAATATCGATTGGGATACGTGGCCTGAGATCGCCTCACACATGCTTGAGATGAATGATGCCACAAGCATGGCAAAACTGTCTGTCGATAGCGATGGACAAATTGTCCTTGGCTTAGATATTTTCTCAAATGGCCTCAGCTATGAGAGCTTTTCTGATGTGATTGGGGTAATCGGCTATTATGCAGAGAGCATTTACGATGATTTACTTTCGATTCTTGATCATGTGGGTTATAGATATTGTGAATCTCTTAATATTTTAACTTAA
- a CDS encoding YicC/YloC family endoribonuclease, whose protein sequence is MPLKSMTAFGSGEHDTPEFQYRCEVKTLNSRFIDINVRLPRSLSALESIIISEVKNSLKRGKVDISFDLTPVNSAARLPKLNEDAVHHYESLGSRVQEIAQGYPKELSVYEILRLDGALESYARENADDLIALHKPAMLESLRAALAKVIAARESEGAALKPSLTELVKQVTSNREAVAQHTDTIREHLFDNYKKKVEGFLEKLGDVGTRVQDAMPEDRLLAEVAVMADKADIAEEITRLSAHEVEFAKTLDSHDDVGRKLDFLCQEMHREVNTISNKVSQLEIAKHTLGMKQAIERLRQQIQNIE, encoded by the coding sequence ATGCCACTAAAGAGTATGACGGCATTTGGTTCAGGAGAGCACGATACCCCAGAATTCCAGTATCGTTGCGAAGTTAAAACACTTAACTCCCGATTCATCGATATCAATGTGCGCCTTCCTAGATCACTCAGCGCGCTGGAAAGCATTATCATCAGCGAGGTTAAAAACTCCTTAAAGCGCGGTAAAGTCGATATCTCATTTGACCTCACTCCAGTCAATAGCGCTGCAAGGCTTCCCAAGCTGAATGAAGATGCCGTGCATCACTACGAGTCCCTTGGTAGTAGGGTGCAAGAGATTGCCCAAGGCTACCCTAAAGAACTTAGTGTTTACGAAATTCTAAGGCTTGATGGTGCTCTTGAGTCCTATGCGAGAGAGAACGCCGATGACTTGATCGCCTTGCACAAGCCAGCAATGTTGGAGTCTCTGCGCGCAGCTTTAGCCAAGGTGATCGCAGCTCGGGAAAGTGAAGGAGCCGCATTAAAACCATCCTTGACGGAGCTTGTGAAGCAAGTGACGTCTAATCGAGAAGCGGTTGCTCAGCATACCGACACCATTCGCGAGCACCTTTTCGACAACTACAAGAAAAAGGTCGAAGGGTTTCTCGAAAAGCTCGGTGATGTAGGTACACGGGTGCAAGATGCCATGCCTGAAGATCGACTCCTTGCTGAGGTGGCAGTCATGGCAGACAAGGCGGACATTGCCGAAGAGATCACACGGCTCAGTGCCCACGAAGTTGAGTTTGCGAAGACTTTAGACTCACATGACGACGTTGGCCGAAAGCTCGATTTTCTTTGCCAGGAAATGCACCGTGAAGTGAACACAATTTCGAATAAAGTTAGCCAATTAGAAATAGCCAAGCATACTCTAGGCATGAAGCAGGCAATCGAGCGGCTGCGGCAGCAAATTCAAAACATCGAATAG
- a CDS encoding alpha/beta hydrolase: MDIHQKFIDHLFSCGYEVQSGFYKRPAAKGETFWRRLRPLVPQMQTVVYFHGTGNDHLYGMYSIFKKLLKNGYNIFTVDLDGHGQHSKTILDPGELHSACADAIDFCKSNFKIQNVHLMGNSLGGMLASIEATNRSDIVSLVLLAVPLHIEVNHQTIIREAMSLRYPDFWAQARLWGSAIIPALGPFNRKRFPIRLGARPGSNHQFSYIEVVQEATQDLDLPGNLARLNIPYLNLIGEDDPIARKDDWQKLNYETMELSLIPACNHFVLPLHAETLTRLDQWFRKF, from the coding sequence ATGGATATCCACCAGAAATTTATAGATCATCTTTTTAGTTGTGGCTACGAAGTCCAATCTGGATTTTATAAAAGGCCTGCTGCTAAAGGCGAAACCTTCTGGCGAAGGCTTCGCCCTTTAGTTCCCCAGATGCAAACTGTTGTTTATTTTCATGGCACAGGCAACGACCATCTATATGGCATGTATTCGATTTTTAAAAAGCTTCTGAAGAATGGCTACAATATATTCACAGTAGACTTGGATGGCCACGGTCAGCATTCTAAAACGATTTTGGACCCCGGTGAGCTGCATTCTGCATGTGCTGATGCCATCGATTTTTGTAAAAGCAATTTTAAAATTCAAAACGTTCACCTGATGGGCAACAGCCTAGGTGGGATGCTAGCCAGTATCGAAGCTACCAATCGGAGTGATATTGTGTCTCTCGTACTGCTTGCGGTTCCTCTTCATATCGAAGTCAACCATCAGACCATCATTCGTGAAGCTATGTCGCTCAGATACCCAGATTTTTGGGCTCAAGCCCGTCTATGGGGAAGTGCTATTATTCCGGCCTTAGGTCCTTTCAATCGCAAGCGCTTCCCGATCCGTCTAGGGGCAAGACCAGGATCAAACCATCAATTTAGCTATATCGAAGTGGTTCAGGAAGCTACTCAAGATCTAGACCTACCTGGTAACTTAGCTCGTCTAAATATTCCCTATTTGAATCTGATTGGGGAGGATGACCCTATTGCACGGAAGGACGATTGGCAGAAGCTCAATTATGAAACAATGGAGCTAAGTCTCATTCCAGCATGCAATCACTTCGTTCTACCCCTGCATGCTGAAACCTTAACACGATTGGATCAATGGTTTAGAAAGTTTTGA
- the gmk gene encoding guanylate kinase encodes MSIFVVSAPSGAGKTTLNRKLIANHPDVEMSVSHTTRRPRPGEVNGNHYHFIDRDRFEEMSQRDEFVEWAEVHGNLYGTTKAELDRIVSAGRKPILEIDVQGWETARHLLPDAVSIFILPPSLESLWQRLESRGSDNLETRWIRLQNAYKEISKAEHYQHFIVNQQIDIAYEELRKIIVLGVTDDKHVENGKELCKKLNDEFENADWIKRLRADLG; translated from the coding sequence ATGTCGATCTTTGTCGTTTCCGCTCCTTCAGGGGCAGGCAAGACCACTCTCAATCGCAAACTGATTGCCAACCATCCAGACGTCGAGATGTCTGTGAGCCACACGACCCGCAGGCCGCGCCCTGGAGAAGTAAATGGCAACCACTACCACTTCATCGATCGCGACCGATTTGAAGAAATGAGCCAAAGAGATGAATTTGTGGAGTGGGCTGAGGTTCACGGAAACCTTTACGGAACCACAAAAGCTGAGTTAGATAGGATAGTTAGTGCCGGTCGTAAACCTATTTTAGAAATCGATGTCCAGGGTTGGGAAACTGCTCGACACCTTTTGCCAGATGCTGTCAGCATCTTCATCCTGCCCCCCTCTTTGGAAAGTTTATGGCAGCGGTTGGAGTCTCGGGGTTCCGATAACTTGGAAACCCGCTGGATTCGTTTACAAAATGCCTATAAGGAAATCAGCAAAGCCGAGCACTACCAGCACTTCATCGTCAATCAACAGATCGATATCGCCTATGAGGAATTGCGCAAGATCATCGTTTTAGGCGTTACTGACGATAAACACGTAGAAAATGGCAAAGAATTATGCAAAAAATTAAACGACGAATTCGAAAATGCCGATTGGATTAAGAGACTCAGAGCCGATTTAGGTTAG